The proteins below are encoded in one region of Nocardioides marmorisolisilvae:
- a CDS encoding carbohydrate kinase produces MSMTDREQQIVALLRQDPMISSAAIADRLGTTRGSVNVHLSNLGKKGVVLGRGYILGESPGVVVIGGANVDVLARSTARALAGTSNPGRASLTPGGVGRNVAENLARLGTRTQLVTAIGRDPMGDNLLAQTAAAGVRLDHVHRTDQPTGTYTAVLDTDGELIVAVSDMGATAELGPDCVNAARDLIASAALLVLDGNLPLPTLAHALDLATAAGVRTIFEPVSVPKARLAAPYLDVDRPLYAVTPNRDELTALTELPTRGDRQLRAAADDLHHRGVQHVWVRLGERGSMLSTEGAEPVFLPALPAALEDVTGAGDAMLGAFCHGLLDGRDPVDAARFGHAAAALTIASPHTVRADLTPRLVESALQAGLTNSPSTRKARSTVR; encoded by the coding sequence ATGAGCATGACTGATCGCGAGCAGCAGATCGTCGCCCTGCTGCGCCAGGACCCGATGATCAGCTCGGCAGCCATCGCCGATCGGCTCGGCACCACCCGCGGCTCGGTGAACGTGCACCTGTCCAACTTGGGCAAGAAGGGCGTAGTCCTCGGTCGCGGCTACATCCTCGGCGAGAGCCCCGGCGTCGTCGTGATCGGTGGCGCCAACGTCGACGTGCTGGCCCGCAGCACCGCGCGTGCGCTGGCCGGCACCAGCAACCCCGGCCGGGCCTCGCTGACCCCGGGAGGCGTCGGCCGCAACGTCGCGGAGAACCTCGCCCGGCTGGGCACCCGGACCCAGCTGGTCACCGCGATCGGCCGTGACCCGATGGGCGACAACCTGCTCGCCCAGACCGCGGCCGCCGGGGTGCGCCTGGACCACGTGCACCGCACCGACCAGCCGACCGGCACCTACACCGCCGTCCTGGACACCGACGGCGAGCTCATCGTCGCGGTCTCGGACATGGGCGCGACCGCCGAGCTCGGCCCCGACTGCGTCAACGCCGCACGCGATCTGATCGCCAGCGCCGCGCTGCTGGTCCTTGACGGGAACCTCCCCCTGCCCACGCTGGCCCACGCGCTCGACCTCGCCACGGCGGCCGGGGTGCGCACGATCTTCGAGCCGGTGAGCGTCCCCAAGGCGCGACTCGCCGCGCCGTACCTCGACGTCGACCGCCCGCTGTACGCCGTCACCCCGAACCGCGACGAGCTCACCGCGTTGACCGAGCTGCCCACCCGGGGCGACCGCCAGCTGCGCGCGGCGGCCGACGACCTGCACCATCGCGGCGTGCAGCACGTCTGGGTCCGGCTCGGCGAGCGCGGGTCGATGCTCAGCACCGAAGGCGCCGAGCCGGTGTTCCTGCCGGCCCTGCCCGCCGCGCTCGAGGACGTCACCGGTGCCGGCGATGCGATGCTCGGCGCCTTCTGTCATGGGCTCCTGGATGGTCGCGACCCGGTCGACGCCGCGCGGTTCGGCCACGCCGCCGCCGCGCTCACCATCGCGAGCCCGCACACGGTCCGCGCGGACCTCACCCCACGTCTCGTCGAGTCGGCCCTCCAGGCCGGCCTCACCAACAGTCCATCCACCCGCAAGGCCAGGAGCACCGTCCGATGA
- a CDS encoding pseudouridine-5'-phosphate glycosidase, which produces MTLPHPSLVLTAEVADALRDRRPVVALESTIISHGMPHPQNVDMAREVEQIIREGGAVPATIAVLDGRPHVGLSSNELELLGTAPDVTKASVRDLPYVIARGLHGATTVAATMRLASLAGIRVFVTGGLGGVHRGAPESFDISADLTELGRTDVAVVSAGVKSILDIGLTLERLETLSVPVLAYGTDEFPAFFSRSSGHAAPMRADSPAEVAAVMAAKWDLGIDGGVAVVNPIPEADEIPAEQIDGIIAEALTDMQAAGVHGNEATPYLLGRIVEITGGTSLVANIALVKHNARLGTRIATEYAGLVS; this is translated from the coding sequence ATGACACTCCCCCATCCGTCCCTCGTCCTGACCGCCGAGGTCGCCGACGCCCTGCGCGACCGCCGACCCGTGGTGGCGCTAGAGAGCACGATCATCAGCCACGGGATGCCGCACCCGCAGAACGTCGACATGGCGCGCGAGGTCGAGCAGATCATCCGCGAAGGCGGCGCGGTCCCGGCGACGATCGCGGTGCTCGACGGGCGACCGCATGTCGGCCTCTCCAGCAACGAGCTCGAGCTGCTCGGCACCGCACCGGACGTCACCAAGGCCAGCGTGCGCGACCTGCCCTACGTGATCGCCCGCGGCCTGCACGGGGCCACGACGGTCGCGGCGACGATGCGGCTCGCCTCCCTCGCCGGCATCCGTGTCTTCGTGACCGGCGGTCTCGGCGGCGTACACCGCGGCGCCCCGGAGAGCTTCGACATCAGCGCCGACCTGACCGAGCTCGGCCGAACCGACGTCGCCGTGGTGTCCGCCGGGGTCAAGAGCATCCTCGACATCGGTCTGACCCTGGAGCGGCTGGAGACCCTGAGCGTGCCGGTGCTGGCCTACGGCACCGACGAGTTCCCGGCCTTCTTCTCCCGAAGCAGCGGGCACGCCGCTCCGATGCGGGCCGACTCGCCCGCAGAGGTCGCGGCCGTGATGGCGGCCAAGTGGGACCTCGGTATCGACGGAGGCGTCGCCGTGGTCAATCCCATCCCCGAGGCCGACGAGATCCCCGCCGAGCAGATCGACGGGATCATCGCCGAGGCGCTGACCGACATGCAGGCCGCCGGCGTCCATGGCAATGAGGCCACGCCGTACCTGCTCGGCCGGATCGTCGAGATCACCGGAGGCACGAGCCTGGTCGCCAACATCGCGCTGGTGAAGCACAACGCGCGCCTGGGCACCCGGATCGCCACCGAGTACGCCGGTCTGGTCAGCTGA
- a CDS encoding amidohydrolase, whose translation MTGTSAGAVLTGLADIRGWQEDLYRHLHQHPELSHQEHRTAAAVAERLRAAGLDIREGIGGTGVVGLLRNGDGPTVLLRADMDALPVREETGLPYASTTVATDLDGHEVPVMHACGHDVHVACLVGAAALLAEATDSWAGTLVVLFQPAEELGDGARRMVDDGLAALVGDVDVALAQHVLPMPSGVVGTRPGPVLSAADSMRITVHGRGAHGSMPQAAVDPVVLASMIVVRLQTVVSREVAPTDPAVLTVGSIHGGAKSNVIDDHAVLELNIRSYSEQTREAILAAVRRIVTAECQASGSPQEPEFEMFDRFPPTHNDAAATALVRAAFDTHFGHRAQDLPLQSASEDFSDVPEALGVPYTYWGIGGVDPEVYRAAEEAGRISQDVPVNHSPAFGPVLQPTLDTGTEALVVAALAWLAPGPVS comes from the coding sequence TCAGCCGGCGCCGTGCTCACCGGGCTCGCGGACATCCGCGGGTGGCAGGAGGACCTCTACCGGCACCTGCACCAGCACCCCGAGCTCTCCCACCAGGAGCACCGGACCGCCGCGGCGGTGGCGGAGCGGCTGCGTGCCGCCGGTCTCGACATCCGCGAGGGGATCGGCGGCACCGGCGTCGTGGGGCTCCTCCGCAACGGGGACGGACCGACGGTGCTGCTCCGCGCGGACATGGACGCGCTGCCCGTGCGCGAGGAGACCGGACTGCCCTACGCCAGCACCACGGTGGCCACCGACCTGGACGGCCACGAGGTCCCGGTCATGCACGCCTGTGGGCACGACGTGCATGTGGCCTGCCTGGTGGGTGCCGCCGCCCTGCTCGCCGAGGCGACGGACAGCTGGGCGGGCACGCTGGTCGTGCTGTTCCAGCCAGCCGAGGAGCTCGGCGACGGGGCACGGCGGATGGTGGACGACGGCCTGGCCGCGCTCGTCGGAGATGTCGACGTCGCGCTGGCCCAGCACGTGCTGCCGATGCCCTCCGGCGTCGTGGGCACCCGGCCCGGGCCGGTCCTCTCCGCCGCCGACAGCATGCGGATCACGGTGCATGGCCGCGGCGCGCACGGCTCGATGCCCCAGGCCGCGGTCGACCCGGTCGTGCTGGCGTCGATGATCGTGGTCCGGCTGCAGACCGTCGTCTCACGTGAGGTCGCACCCACCGATCCGGCGGTGCTCACCGTCGGCAGCATCCACGGTGGCGCCAAGAGCAACGTGATCGACGACCACGCGGTGCTCGAGCTCAACATCCGCAGCTACAGCGAGCAGACCCGCGAGGCGATTCTCGCGGCGGTCCGCCGGATCGTCACCGCCGAATGCCAGGCCTCCGGCAGCCCGCAGGAGCCGGAGTTCGAGATGTTCGACCGCTTCCCGCCCACCCACAACGACGCCGCTGCCACGGCGCTGGTCCGCGCAGCGTTCGACACTCACTTCGGCCACCGTGCGCAGGACCTGCCGCTCCAGTCGGCGAGCGAGGACTTCAGCGACGTGCCCGAGGCGCTCGGGGTGCCCTACACCTACTGGGGGATCGGCGGCGTCGATCCCGAGGTCTACCGCGCCGCCGAGGAGGCCGGCCGGATCTCCCAGGACGTGCCGGTGAACCATTCGCCCGCGTTCGGGCCGGTCCTGCAGCCCACCCTCGACACCGGCACCGAGGCGCTCGTCGTCGCGGCGTTGGCCTGGCTGGCTCCGGGGCCGGTCAGCTGA